A window of the Capricornis sumatraensis isolate serow.1 chromosome 9, serow.2, whole genome shotgun sequence genome harbors these coding sequences:
- the LOC138085701 gene encoding olfactory receptor 7A17-like codes for MEPGNNTQFSEFFLLGFSEDPELQPLIFGLFLSMYLIILFGNLLIILATISDSHLHIPMYFFLSNLSFVDICFTSTTIPKMLQNIENQSKLITYEGCIVQVYFYIFFAGIDDFLLTVMAYDRFVAICHPLHYTVIMNPWLCGLLVLASWMMSAMHSLLQSLLALQLTFCTEVEIPHFFCELSQMVQLACSNTFLNDMVMYVASVLLAGGPFAGILYSYSKIVSAIRRISSTQGKLKAFSTCASHLSVVCLFYCTSLGVYLSSAATHSSRSSATASVMYTVVTPMLNPFIYSLRNKDIKRAVKRVYGIIAIKRPIVLGQMKCP; via the coding sequence ATGGAACCAGGTAACAATAcacaattttctgaattttttcttctGGGATTCTCAGAAGATCCAGAATTGCAGCCCCTCATCTTTGGACTTTTCCTCTCCATGTACCTGATCATTTTGTTTGGAAACCTGCTCATCATCCTGGCCACCATCTCTGACTCCCACCTTCACatccccatgtacttcttcctctccaacttGTCCTTTGTAGACATCTgcttcacctccaccaccatcccaAAGATGCTCCAGAATATCGAGAACCAGAGCAAACTCATAACCTACGAAGGCTGCATCGTTcaggtatatttttatatattctttgctGGAATAGATGACTTCCTCCTGacagtgatggcctatgaccgctttgTGGCCATTTGCCACCCCCTGCACTACACAGTCATCATGAACCCTTGGCTCTGTGGACTGCTGGTTTTGGCGTCCTGGATGATGAGTGCTATGCATTCCTTGTTACAAAGTTTACTGGCTTTGCAGCTGACCTTCTGTACAGAGGTGGAAATTCCCCACTTTTTTTGTGAACTCAGTCAGATGGTCCAACTTGCCTGTTCTAACACCTTTCTTAACGACATGGTGATGTATGTGGCATCAGTGCTACTAGCTGGTGGGCCGTTTGCTGGTATCCTTTACTCTTACTCTAAGATAGTCTCTGCCATACGAAGAATCTCATCAACTCAGGGAAAGCTTAAAGCATTTTCCACTTGTGCATCTCATCTCTCAGTTGTCTGCTTATTTTATTGTACGAGCCTGGGAGTGTACCTTAGCTCTGCTGCTACACACAGCTCACGCTCAAGTGCAACAGCTTCCGTAATGTACACTGTGGTCacacccatgctgaaccccttcaTCTACAGTCTGAGGAACAAAGACATAAAGAGGGCTGTGAAGAGAGTCTACGGAATAATAGCTATAAAAAGGCCAATTGTCCTGGGGCAGATGAAGTGCCCTTGA
- the LOC138086166 gene encoding olfactory receptor-like protein OLF4: MEPGNNTRISEFLLLGLSEEQELQPLIFGLFLSMYLITVLGNLLIILAVSSDSRLHSPMYFLLSNLSFVDICFTSTTIPKMLWNIQNKSKGITYEGCITQMYFYILFAGLDDVLLSVMAYDRYVAICHPLHYMVIMSPQLCVLLVLISWVLIALYSLLHSLMVLRLSFCPVVQIPHFFCELSQMVKLASSDNFLNNIVMYFAAVLMGVGPFAGILYSYSKIVSCICKITSAQGKYKAFSTCVSHLSIVFLFYFTAIGVFLSSAATHTSHSSTVASVMYTVVTPMLNPFIYSLRNQDIKEGLKRLYLMPSVKDQLY; the protein is encoded by the coding sequence ATGGAACCAGGGAATAATACACGAAtttcagaatttcttcttctgggactttcAGAAGAACAAGAACTGCAGCCTCTCATATTTGGGCTCTTCCTCTCCATGTACCTAATCACTGTACTTGGAAACCTGCTCATCATCCTGGCCGTCAGCTCAGACTCCCGTCTCCACAGCCCTATGTATTTCCTCCTCTCCAATCTGTCCTTTGTAGACATCTgcttcacctccaccaccatcccaAAGATGCTGTGGAACATCCAGAACAAGAGCAAAGGTATCACCTATGAAGGTTGCATCACCCAGATgtatttttacattctctttgCAGGATTAGATGACGTTCTCCTGAGTGTGATGGCCTATGATCGGtatgtggccatctgccaccccCTGCACTACATGGTCATCATGAGCCCCCAGCTCTGTGTATTGCTGGTTCTGATATCCTGGGTGCTGATTGCCTTGTATTCCTTGCTACACAGCTTGATGGTGTTGCGATTGTCCTTCTGTCCAGTTGTGCAAATCCCCCACTTTTTCTGTGAACTCAGTCAGATGGTAAAACTTGCCAGTTCTGACAACTTTCTTAATAATATAGTGATGTATTTTGCAGCTGTCCTGATGGGTGTTGGTCCTTTTGCTGGTATCCTTTACTCATATTCTAAAATAGTTTCCTGCATATGTAAAATCACATCAGCTCAGGGGAAGTATAAAGCATTTTCCACCTGTGTGTCCCACCTCTCAATTgtcttcctgttttattttacagCCATAGGAGTGTTCCTTAGCTCTGCTGCCACCCACACCTCACATTCAAGTACAGTCGCCTCGGTGATGTACACTGTGGTCACACCCATGCTGAACCCTTTCATCTACAGTCTGAGAAACCAAGATATAAAAGAGGGTCTAAAGAGATTGTATTTGATGCCAAGTGTAAAAGACCAATTATACTAA